A window from Candidatus Nitrosotalea sinensis encodes these proteins:
- a CDS encoding proteasome subunit beta: MPGATAVGITYDGGVVMASERRISYGNFVVSKTTKKTFKITDFVGACCAGMVADMQVLAMQMRAMTKIRKMELKREIPPNSVAKMMSSLMYERRYYPLLTQVIVGGVDGEPVIYTLDPLGSVLPDDYASVGTGAEMALGVLDQEFKPKMNEKDAVKLAIKSIKSAIMRDNASGDGIDVLVVDKNGTREFTES; the protein is encoded by the coding sequence ATGCCAGGAGCCACTGCAGTCGGGATTACATACGACGGTGGCGTAGTTATGGCCAGTGAAAGAAGAATATCATATGGAAATTTTGTAGTAAGCAAGACTACTAAAAAAACATTCAAGATTACTGACTTTGTTGGTGCATGCTGTGCAGGAATGGTTGCAGATATGCAAGTTCTGGCAATGCAGATGAGGGCCATGACAAAGATAAGAAAAATGGAACTCAAACGTGAAATTCCTCCAAACTCTGTGGCAAAAATGATGTCTAGTTTAATGTATGAAAGAAGATACTATCCTTTGCTGACTCAGGTCATAGTTGGCGGGGTAGATGGAGAGCCTGTAATCTATACTCTAGATCCACTAGGCTCTGTTTTACCTGATGATTATGCTTCTGTGGGAACAGGTGCTGAGATGGCACTTGGAGTACTAGATCAAGAATTCAAACCAAAAATGAATGAAAAAGATGCAGTAAAACTTGCAATCAAATCAATAAAATCTGCTATCATGAGAGACAATGCCAGCGGTGATGGGATTGATGTGTTGGTTGTAGACAAGAACGGAACAAGAGAATTTACTGAAAGCTAA
- a CDS encoding sulfite exporter TauE/SafE family protein has product MLEYWWLLPLGFVAGVIGSMIGLGGGFVVVPVLTFFGFSPTLAASNSLFAAFSNSIASSVSYAKQKRIVYSLGIKLALLSIPGTIVGAYASDIVSPPVFKLLFGAVLIASGVYIYMRRKMESREYNLSKQVMLLSAGASFFGGIVSSLFGIGGGTVFVPLMVIAIGLSMKLAAPTSQFILMFTAASGMIVHSLMGHPNYFEAGMLSIGSFLGGLVGSKLSTRVNERRLRLFVTVILGVSALKLVLDALAGPF; this is encoded by the coding sequence TTGCTAGAGTATTGGTGGTTATTACCGCTTGGTTTTGTAGCTGGTGTAATTGGTTCCATGATTGGACTTGGAGGAGGTTTTGTAGTTGTACCAGTACTTACATTTTTTGGATTCTCTCCCACTCTTGCTGCAAGTAATAGTTTGTTTGCAGCTTTTAGTAATTCCATTGCCTCATCTGTCTCCTATGCAAAACAAAAAAGAATTGTGTATTCGCTTGGAATAAAACTTGCACTGTTGTCAATACCTGGAACTATTGTTGGAGCATATGCCTCTGACATAGTTTCGCCACCTGTGTTCAAATTGTTGTTTGGAGCTGTCCTGATTGCATCGGGAGTGTACATCTACATGAGAAGAAAAATGGAATCACGGGAGTATAATTTATCAAAACAGGTAATGTTGCTTTCTGCTGGTGCGAGCTTTTTTGGAGGTATAGTATCAAGCCTGTTTGGAATTGGAGGGGGAACTGTGTTTGTACCTTTGATGGTGATTGCAATTGGGTTGTCCATGAAACTTGCCGCACCCACATCTCAATTCATTTTGATGTTTACTGCAGCATCTGGAATGATAGTGCATTCTCTTATGGGACATCCTAACTATTTTGAGGCCGGGATGCTTTCAATAGGATCATTTCTTGGTGGTTTGGTGGGAAGTAAGTTGTCTACGCGTGTTAATGAGAGAAGACTACGATTGTTTGTGACTGTTATACTTGGTGTATCTGCACTCAAGTTGGTTCTTGATGCATTGGCGGGTCCTTTTTAA
- a CDS encoding homoserine dehydrogenase, giving the protein MRIILSGFGVVGQSFAKLLLSRSEDLYAKHGLKPRIVGVFDSKGSAASSAGLDLNRLLEVKKKYGNIRKYHNKEKDANGLDMINGMDAEVLIETTPSNYKDAEPGMSHIVAAMKKGLHVITVNKGPLALAFPSLIELAAYNQVQLKFSGTVGGGTPILDYAKNSLRGERIVSFQGILNGTTNYILTNMATGLTFKEALTDAKKKGYVEADESLDIDGFDAAAKLVILANWIMDMKVTMKDINRTGIRDVTTSDIKKAASHNCAVKLVASCDRDLIVSPREIPIDDPMCVNGTLNAITFNSEHSGQQTITGRGAGGIETASSILRDLLDIKQEMSRIEIA; this is encoded by the coding sequence TTGCGAATAATACTATCAGGCTTTGGAGTTGTTGGACAAAGTTTTGCAAAACTTTTACTTTCTAGATCAGAAGATCTTTATGCAAAGCACGGATTAAAACCAAGAATTGTTGGAGTATTTGATTCAAAAGGATCTGCTGCGTCTTCTGCAGGTCTTGATCTAAATAGATTGTTAGAAGTCAAGAAAAAATATGGAAACATACGAAAATATCACAACAAGGAAAAAGATGCCAACGGATTAGACATGATTAATGGTATGGATGCAGAAGTATTGATTGAGACTACTCCGAGTAATTACAAGGATGCAGAACCAGGTATGTCACATATTGTAGCGGCCATGAAAAAAGGATTACATGTAATTACAGTAAACAAAGGACCGCTGGCACTTGCTTTTCCATCACTAATAGAACTTGCGGCATACAATCAAGTCCAGTTGAAATTCAGTGGAACAGTTGGTGGAGGAACCCCCATCCTAGATTATGCAAAAAACAGTCTAAGAGGTGAAAGAATAGTTTCTTTTCAAGGGATACTAAACGGTACAACCAATTACATACTAACAAACATGGCTACTGGACTTACTTTCAAAGAAGCCCTTACAGATGCCAAGAAAAAAGGATATGTCGAAGCAGATGAATCTCTAGATATTGATGGATTTGATGCAGCTGCCAAGCTTGTCATACTTGCCAACTGGATAATGGACATGAAAGTTACCATGAAAGACATTAACAGAACTGGAATTCGAGATGTTACCACATCAGACATCAAAAAAGCTGCATCTCACAATTGTGCTGTGAAGCTAGTTGCGTCTTGTGATAGAGATCTCATAGTATCTCCCAGAGAAATACCAATTGATGATCCAATGTGTGTCAACGGTACTTTGAATGCAATAACATTCAATTCAGAGCATTCAGGTCAGCAGACAATAACAGGCCGAGGAGCTGGAGGAATAGAGACAGCAAGTTCTATTTTACGTGATTTGTTAGACATAAAACAGGAAATGTCAAGAATTGAAATCGCATAA
- a CDS encoding DUF47 domain-containing protein, translating to MYSGELEVQAKRKALAVLQDEINRILNAVRDLSVLPSLIIKADKSEIKQLLERIKNTEDEVEALRRKITREISDVGGLMMNRENLLNSAYTMDEIAGYITGIAFKLSNIKSATLKKEKLDKDLTELIELAVDQIHKINEIIRALASNNSTVAIDLAHEAQKIERQVDDKYRALSIRVLDETTATKELLLLKDAVEGIEEMSDKVLQVSDSFILLALSL from the coding sequence ATGTATAGCGGAGAACTTGAAGTTCAGGCAAAGAGAAAGGCCCTTGCCGTTTTACAAGACGAGATAAACCGAATTCTCAATGCAGTAAGAGATCTATCAGTGCTGCCAAGTTTGATAATCAAAGCAGACAAGTCTGAGATAAAACAGCTCCTAGAGAGAATAAAGAACACGGAGGATGAAGTAGAGGCCCTACGAAGAAAGATAACAAGAGAGATTTCCGATGTAGGCGGCCTCATGATGAACAGAGAGAATCTATTGAATTCAGCATACACCATGGATGAGATTGCAGGATACATCACAGGAATTGCATTCAAACTCTCAAACATCAAATCGGCCACACTCAAAAAAGAAAAACTTGACAAAGATCTAACAGAGCTTATCGAATTAGCAGTAGACCAAATTCATAAAATCAATGAGATAATCAGAGCCCTTGCAAGCAACAATAGTACAGTAGCAATAGATCTTGCCCACGAGGCACAGAAAATCGAGAGACAAGTGGATGACAAATACAGAGCATTGAGCATAAGAGTACTTGATGAGACAACAGCAACCAAAGAATTGCTTCTTCTCAAAGATGCAGTAGAAGGGATAGAGGAGATGTCTGACAAAGTATTACAAGTATCAGACTCGTTTATCTTACTAGCACTCAGCCTTTAA
- a CDS encoding PUA domain-containing protein encodes MKSHNISKSDISLIIDKMTEQWHIEIPKTKTLVMHEMDDNSNLIKGDNITAIQIGDSYIPFLSETELLEKFPKATVDTGAIKFVCNGANVMRPGIKKFTEFQKDDIICVIEETHNKFLAVGKALVSSNEMQEMTKGEVVKNLHYISDKYWEAAKLIKK; translated from the coding sequence TTGAAATCGCATAATATATCCAAAAGCGACATATCGCTAATCATAGACAAGATGACTGAACAATGGCATATTGAGATTCCAAAGACAAAGACATTGGTAATGCACGAGATGGATGATAATTCGAATCTGATAAAAGGGGACAACATAACTGCAATACAAATTGGAGATTCTTACATACCATTTCTTTCAGAGACCGAATTATTAGAAAAATTTCCCAAAGCAACTGTTGATACTGGTGCCATAAAGTTCGTATGCAATGGAGCCAACGTTATGCGACCAGGAATTAAAAAATTTACAGAATTTCAGAAAGACGACATCATATGCGTCATAGAAGAAACACACAACAAATTCCTTGCAGTTGGAAAAGCACTAGTGTCAAGCAACGAGATGCAAGAAATGACAAAAGGCGAGGTTGTAAAAAATCTTCATTACATATCAGACAAATACTGGGAAGCTGCCAAGCTGATAAAGAAATAG
- a CDS encoding SDR family NAD(P)-dependent oxidoreductase — translation MLKFQNKIVVITGSGTGIGKAIAIKFAENGANIVILGRRKEPLEEAAKELEQVISRVKSNAFVKIFPGVDVSDEEGVSKMFEDLKKTHGAVDVVVNNAGVSGPVTCFANAPMSEFRSTVGIHLTGTFWTSSQAIKTMKPGSKIVTISTFFTEERPYEQRPYRFRSPYTASQGAKNRLAEAMSWEITDKGIISIATNPGPVHSDRIYKTVYPKAAAEFMRVSGFESLTPEEVESVNADILPLLGENDTIVKEGIAKAASKLSQSKSITAEADIQKLNVTISALLAKIQSIAEKVQNNTSKMIADEQFLTQQQVAETVLMLSDDNISKILNGKVIPGDRVFYPVKPHISCSIPDTQTNFSSKITVFALDATDEADVARTEFLAQKIESAGGKTVILISKTSPKIAEEKLSKFHSHVMDLTNQENVKRMLNTATQKVGPIGNIIYITGKVPQTSKLVDLTRSQWDNLVDKFINTPAIFLQESLGMFVPGGAKNPPLFKNKEGTMIIIGPDMPSGGKVSGADRARVEVFRGALRPFATTVNQELSDVLKSKLRAYLILPGSVDGTEPNNENVMRAINYLTSGKAVNNAEIIYYPDEART, via the coding sequence ATGTTAAAGTTCCAGAATAAAATAGTTGTAATAACAGGAAGTGGAACAGGGATAGGAAAAGCAATTGCCATAAAGTTTGCAGAAAATGGCGCAAACATAGTCATACTAGGCAGAAGAAAAGAACCACTTGAAGAAGCTGCAAAAGAACTGGAACAAGTAATTTCCAGAGTTAAGAGTAATGCATTTGTAAAAATTTTCCCAGGTGTAGATGTAAGTGATGAGGAAGGAGTTTCAAAGATGTTTGAGGACCTCAAAAAAACCCATGGTGCAGTAGATGTAGTAGTAAACAATGCAGGAGTATCAGGTCCAGTTACATGCTTTGCAAATGCCCCCATGTCAGAATTTAGAAGCACCGTAGGAATTCATCTCACAGGTACATTTTGGACCTCATCGCAAGCAATCAAGACCATGAAACCAGGTTCAAAGATCGTAACAATATCAACATTCTTTACTGAAGAAAGACCATACGAACAAAGACCATATAGATTCCGCAGTCCATATACTGCATCCCAAGGCGCAAAGAATCGACTTGCAGAAGCAATGTCATGGGAAATCACAGATAAAGGAATAATATCAATAGCCACAAATCCGGGACCAGTTCATTCTGACAGGATTTACAAGACAGTATATCCAAAAGCTGCTGCAGAATTTATGAGAGTCAGCGGTTTTGAAAGTCTTACTCCAGAAGAAGTAGAATCAGTAAATGCAGACATCCTTCCCTTGTTGGGTGAAAACGACACTATAGTTAAAGAGGGAATTGCAAAAGCAGCATCAAAACTTTCACAGTCAAAATCAATCACAGCAGAAGCAGACATACAGAAACTAAATGTAACAATCTCAGCACTGCTTGCAAAGATACAAAGCATTGCAGAAAAGGTTCAAAATAACACAAGTAAAATGATTGCAGATGAACAATTTCTCACACAACAACAAGTTGCAGAAACTGTTTTGATGTTAAGTGATGATAACATATCAAAGATTCTAAACGGAAAAGTCATACCAGGTGACAGAGTGTTTTACCCAGTTAAACCACATATTTCGTGTTCAATACCAGACACTCAAACAAACTTTAGTTCAAAGATAACAGTATTTGCATTAGATGCAACCGATGAAGCAGATGTTGCAAGAACTGAGTTTCTCGCACAGAAAATTGAAAGTGCCGGAGGGAAAACAGTCATACTCATTTCAAAGACAAGCCCCAAGATTGCAGAAGAGAAATTATCGAAATTTCATTCACATGTAATGGATTTGACAAATCAAGAAAATGTGAAAAGAATGCTAAATACAGCTACTCAAAAGGTAGGCCCAATAGGAAATATAATTTACATAACAGGAAAAGTTCCACAGACAAGCAAATTGGTAGACCTGACAAGAAGTCAGTGGGACAACCTAGTAGATAAATTCATCAACACACCTGCCATATTTTTACAGGAATCCTTAGGCATGTTTGTCCCAGGAGGAGCCAAGAATCCACCATTATTCAAAAACAAAGAGGGCACCATGATAATAATAGGACCAGATATGCCGTCAGGAGGAAAGGTTTCAGGTGCAGATAGAGCAAGAGTCGAAGTATTTAGAGGAGCATTAAGACCATTTGCCACCACTGTAAATCAAGAGTTGAGCGATGTGCTAAAATCAAAACTCAGAGCATATTTGATTTTGCCTGGTAGCGTAGACGGTACAGAACCAAATAATGAAAATGTCATGAGGGCAATCAACTATCTTACATCTGGAAAAGCAGTAAACAATGCAGAGATAATCTACTATCCAGATGAAGCAAGAACTTGA
- the endA gene encoding tRNA-intron lyase: MKGELLENRIIVKNIDDSRQLFVSGYYGKPIGITKPKPEEINVPLILDLIEGYYLQEKSRLRIFQSKRQIMSKELLEICRREYHNFDKKYTVYKDFRDKGYIVNPGIKFGCDFAVYQKGPGIDHAPYLLQVYNSTDTISATSIVLAGRLATTVRKQFILAIPKGNKVDCLALDWWRA, encoded by the coding sequence TTGAAAGGAGAATTACTTGAGAACAGAATAATTGTAAAAAACATAGATGATTCACGTCAGCTTTTTGTTTCAGGATATTACGGAAAACCAATAGGAATAACAAAACCAAAACCTGAAGAGATAAACGTTCCATTAATTTTGGATCTGATTGAAGGATATTATCTACAAGAAAAATCAAGATTGAGAATTTTTCAATCTAAGAGACAAATAATGTCAAAAGAGCTTCTCGAAATATGCAGAAGAGAATATCACAACTTTGATAAAAAATATACAGTGTACAAAGACTTTAGAGATAAAGGATACATTGTAAATCCAGGAATCAAGTTTGGATGTGATTTTGCAGTATATCAAAAAGGTCCAGGAATTGATCATGCACCATATTTGTTGCAAGTGTACAATTCAACAGACACAATATCAGCAACAAGCATAGTATTAGCAGGAAGACTTGCTACAACAGTAAGAAAACAATTCATTTTAGCAATACCAAAGGGCAACAAAGTTGATTGTTTAGCTTTGGACTGGTGGAGAGCGTAA
- a CDS encoding M20/M25/M40 family metallo-hydrolase, whose product MQEKYIDKNFSSLISDLQKLIRQPSVSAKNLGLEECSRLIVNMMKNSGIHAELLYVKKGIPPAIYGGIKSKQNPNKTLLFYNHYDVQPEEPLELWDDKPFSGKIKGNKIFGRGSADDKGELITRIKAVEAFLKTTGDVPCNIKFFIEGEEEIGSVHIEDYLKKYQKKLSCDAVIWEFGYVDEKDRPIISLGMKGLLYVELSKMESIRDAHSSLAVLIENPAWRLVEALKTLRDEDGTILIKDWYKDVVKFTKQDIQTISKEPFDSVSFKKEYRIRKFVGNKTGLQIKKALVGDPTCNIAGFTSGYEGPGAKTVLPSKALVKIDFRLVPNMDPHKQLARLKKHLKENGFDDIKVIMIHGEAAARTSMSDPFVRTVKNAADESFGKSILSVSSAGTGPMFSFVKFLHSPCIAVGSTYVFARIHSPNEFARIDLLKKTTKCMCKIIRNFALV is encoded by the coding sequence ATGCAAGAAAAATACATTGATAAAAATTTCTCAAGCCTAATTTCTGATTTACAAAAACTGATACGACAACCCAGTGTCTCTGCAAAAAATCTTGGGCTGGAGGAATGCTCGAGATTGATTGTAAATATGATGAAAAATTCAGGAATACACGCAGAGTTACTTTATGTAAAAAAAGGAATTCCTCCAGCAATATATGGTGGAATCAAATCAAAACAAAACCCAAACAAAACCTTGTTATTTTACAATCATTATGATGTTCAACCTGAAGAGCCACTTGAACTGTGGGATGACAAACCATTTAGCGGAAAAATAAAAGGTAACAAGATTTTTGGTAGAGGTTCTGCTGACGACAAGGGTGAATTGATAACTCGAATAAAAGCAGTTGAAGCATTCTTGAAAACCACTGGGGATGTACCATGCAATATCAAATTTTTCATAGAAGGTGAAGAAGAAATTGGAAGTGTCCATATTGAAGATTATTTAAAAAAATACCAAAAAAAATTGTCGTGTGATGCAGTAATCTGGGAATTTGGATATGTTGATGAAAAAGACAGACCTATAATCAGTCTCGGAATGAAGGGCTTGTTGTATGTGGAACTCTCAAAAATGGAATCTATTCGTGACGCTCATTCTAGTCTTGCAGTGCTGATAGAAAATCCTGCCTGGAGGCTTGTTGAAGCACTAAAAACACTTCGTGATGAGGATGGAACTATACTGATAAAAGATTGGTACAAAGATGTAGTCAAATTCACAAAACAAGATATTCAAACAATCTCAAAAGAACCATTTGATAGTGTATCTTTCAAGAAAGAATATAGGATTAGAAAGTTTGTAGGAAATAAAACTGGTCTGCAAATTAAAAAAGCGCTTGTAGGTGATCCCACGTGCAACATAGCTGGATTTACATCAGGTTATGAAGGACCGGGTGCAAAAACTGTCTTGCCATCAAAAGCACTTGTAAAGATTGATTTTCGTCTTGTGCCAAATATGGATCCACATAAACAACTAGCTAGACTGAAAAAACACCTCAAAGAAAATGGATTTGATGACATCAAAGTAATCATGATCCATGGCGAGGCTGCCGCTAGGACTAGTATGTCAGATCCTTTTGTACGGACTGTAAAAAATGCTGCTGATGAGTCATTTGGAAAATCGATTCTAAGCGTTTCTTCTGCAGGAACAGGTCCGATGTTTTCATTTGTCAAATTCTTGCATTCTCCGTGCATTGCAGTGGGAAGTACCTACGTATTTGCAAGAATTCATTCTCCAAACGAATTTGCACGAATCGATCTGTTGAAAAAAACAACCAAGTGTATGTGTAAAATAATTAGAAATTTTGCTCTAGTCTAG